The Kosmotoga arenicorallina S304 nucleotide sequence CCATTATAAAGCAGTATAAATATCTCCTTCAAACTGAAGATATTGAATTGAGCTTCACTGACGATGGGCTCAGAGAGATTGCTCACGTGGCCTATTCACTCAACGAAAAACTCGAAAACATCGGTGCAAGAAGGTTGTACACGGTTGTCGAAAAAGTTCTGGAAGATATCTCTTATGAAGCCCCTGATATTGAAACAAAGAAGCTAACCATAGATCGAGAATACGTTGATTCTAAAATAAAGGATATTGCGGAAAATGAAGATTTAAGTGCCTTTATACTGTGATAATGGAAGACTTTGAATACGCATTGATATCACTTTCGGGGGATTTTACCGTAAATGAGATGGAAAATATTGTGGCCAATGGAATTGGCCTGGAAGAACTCTTGAAAAGCAGAATTACTTTTCTTCCAGAATCCAAACAGAAAAAAGCCATTGGGATGGTTTCTTCTGTGGAAAAGGTGCTCAGGAAATACGAGAAAAATTTCCTCGTTTATGGCCATAGCTCTTATCCCGATTATCTCAGAACTATAAGCATGCCACCAGCCGTTCTTTTCTTCAAGGGCAATGAAGAGTTGCTCATGGAAAAAAATACAATAGCCATCGTTGGTTCAAGAAAGGCAACCTCTTATGGAACAAATATTGCAAAGAACTTCTCAAAGGAACTCGATAAAAGGGGATTTGTTATTGTCAGCGGCCTTGCCGCAGGGATTGACTCCTGTGCCCACCGTGGCAGCCTTGATGCTGGAGGCAGGACTATTGCTGTGCTTGGAACAGGAATTGATGTTGTTTACCCTTCAGGCAACCGGGATTTGTTCCAGAAAATTCTTAAAAGAGGATGCATTATAAGTGAATTCCTACCAGGGACGCCTCCATTAAAGCAAAACTTCCCCAGGCGTAACAGAATAATAGCAGGGTTAGCCAGAGTCGTTGTTATTGTTGAGGCCGCGATTAAAAGTGGTTCCTTGATCACAGCGAAAATTGCTCTTGAGAATGGAAGAGAAGTTCTGGCGGTTCCCGGGGATATTACGAGATTCAATTCAGAGGGGACAAACTGGCTGATAAAAAATGGAGCCAAACCGGTAACAGAACTTGCGGATATAATGGAGGAATTTCCGGAGTTTACACCTGCTGTCGAAGAGAGCTCAGAAACATCGAGCTTTGATTCCATTATCCTGGATTTATTGAAAAATGGCCCCATGGATTTTAACCAGATGCTTGCTTTAACCGGGTTTGAATATGGGCAGCTCATGGAGAAATTGCTGGACTTGCAATTGAAGGGTTATGTTACTGAAACACAAGGCCTATGGCAGCTTTTACCATTATGACTCGGCTAAGCGTATACGCAATGTTATAATTTTATCAGGACAGCACAGAAATCGATTATAGAAGTAGTCAAACGGAATATCTCCCGGATAAGATCTTCTTATACAAAACATTATACAGGAGGGTTGTAAATATGCCATATGTAAACACAAAAGATATTCTTGAAAAAGCAAGTGAAGGATTTTACGCGGTTCCTGCACTGAATATCAATAACCTAGAATTTCTTCAAGCAATAATAGAAGCAGGTCTTGAAGAAAGTGCCCCCGTGATCATTGAAACTTCAGAAGGGGCAATAAAGTACGCGGGAAATGGTAATATCATGAGAGGCGCTAAACTCTTTGTCGATATGGTGAGGGAATATGCCGATACCATAGACATACCTGTAGCGCTCCATCTGGATCATGGAAAGCATTTCGAGTACATAATTGCGGCTATAAAAGCTGGTTATTCTTCTGTGATGATAGATGCCTCGGAGCACAATTTCGAGGAAAACCTCAGTATAACAAAAAAAGTAGTGGAGATTGCTCACAGCGTTAATGTTTCAGTTGAGGCAGAATTGGGAAGACTCGTTGGTATAGAAGACAATGTAGTAGTCGCCGCACATGAGGCTGCGCTAGTTGACCCGGATGAGGCTGTGGAATTTGTCGAAAAAACAGGCGTTGACTTCCTCGCTCCTGCCATCGGTACGAGTCATGGCGCTTTTAAATTCAAAGGTGAAGCAAGACTTGATTTTGACAGGCTCAAAAAGGTTAAAGAGCGCACCGGAATCCCCCTTGTCCTTCACGGAGCCTCAAGTGTTCCACAAGATATAGTAGAACTTGCTGAAAAATTCGGCGCTGACTTCAAGGGTGCAAAAGGCGTTCCCTCTGAGATACTGAAAGAAACCGTGAAATATGGTATAAATAAAGTGAACACCGATACAGACTTGAGAATGGCTTTTATAGCAGGATTGAGAGAATTTCTTGCCGGAAATCCTACAGAATTTGACCCACGAAAGTACTTCAAAGTACCAAAAGAATATGTAAAAGGGCTGATAAAAGAAAGAATGAGATTGCTTGGATGTTCAAATAAAGCCTGATCTGGAGGTGTGCTCTGTGAAAGTATTGGTAATCAATTGTGGCTCTTCATCTATCAAGTACCAGTTACTGGAAATGGATAATGAGACTGTCCTTGCAAAGGGCCTTCTTGAAAGGATAGGGATATCTGGCTCAAAGCTTAAGCACAAGAAAGGTTCTGAGAAATACGAAATAAGCAAAGATGTCGCCAACCACAAAGAAGGGCTTAATCTGATAATATCAACTCTTAAAGACGAAGAACTTGGTGTAATTAAAGACACGTCTGAAATCAGTGCAGTAGGTCATAGGGTTGTTCATGGAGGCGAGTTGTTTGCCTCTTCTGTGCGAATTAATGAAAGGGTTTTAAAGGAAATTGAGGCTAACGCTTTTCTTGCACCATTGCACAATCCCCCGAACATTCAGGGGATAAAGGCAACAATAGAGCTTTTGCCCGATGCAGCGCAGGTGGCTGTGTTTGATACTGCCTTTCATCAGTCAATGGATCCAATAGCATATCTTTATGCCATTCCTTACAACTACTACGAGAAGTACAAAGTAAGGCGTTATGGTTTTCACGGCACCAGCCATCGTTACGTATCTGCAAGGACCGCTGCTCTTTTGGGAAAGCCTATCGAAGAGCTCAAGATTATCACTGTCCATGTGGGTAATGGTGCTTCCATCGCAGCGGTAAAATACGGAAAATCGGTGGATACTTCTATGGGTTTCACGCCTCTGGAAGGACTTGTAATGGGTACCAGATCAGGTGACATTGACCCTGCAATTGTTCCTTTTCTTCAGGAGCAAGAAGGCTTGTCTCCAAAAGAAGTTACGGAAATACTGAACAAGAAAAGCGGTATGCTTGGCTTAACACGAGGACAATACAGTGATATGAGAGAAATTGAGGATGGAGCTATTGCCGGTGATAGCATCTGCAAGCTTGCTCACGACATATATGAATACAGAATCGCAAAATATATTGGCGCTTATGTTGCTGCAATGAACGGTGTAGATGCGATTTCCTTTACTGCCGGTGTCGGCGAAAATAGCCCTTATCTCAGAAAGAACGTAGTGAATAAATATCTGGGATATCTGGGAATAGAGCTTGACGAAAAAGAGAACGATTGCAAAGCATGTGAAAAATTCATCTCCACTCCTGATTCTGCGGTGAAGGTGCTTATAGTACCTACAAATGAAGAATTGGTTATTGCAAGGGATACAGCAGAGATTGTTGAAAAAAATCTCAACGAGCTTAATCTCTGGTGATATGTGACACCCTCAAGGGGTGTCACTTTTTTCTGTAAAGGAGTTGTCTTTGTGAAAGAAGTAAAGATGAACCCTAATGAAAAGATCTCACATCTGGGGCAAGAAGTATCAAATGCCTATATCGTTCAGTCTGGTGGTGCGATTTTAAAGCGCAACGGTACTGACCGTATCTTTATTGCCGGCGACATAATAGATCCTGTGAGCATAGTCTCTAAAAAGTCCACGGGTGATATTTACGCAGTTGGGCACACTTCATTGATCGCAGGTTCTATTGAAGAAATATTGGGATTTATAAAGAAAAATCCAAAACTCTTGCAAAGAGCGCTTTTGAAAGCTGTGGAAGAACTACCTTTCTTTGACGAAGAATTGAGCGACAGGCTTCAATCAATTGAAGAAATAACAGCTATCTTAATATCCAAAAGGCAATATTTGCTTAATAAATACCCGCCGTTGCTTTTTGGCGAGAAACCTTTGTATAGAAAAGCTGTCAAATATCTTCAAAAAAAGGACTTTGCCAATGCTGCCAACAATTTTAAGTGTTATCTGAAACAATACCAAAATTCCCTTCTTTCAAGACCTGTGAAGTTGTTTTTGGCTCTGGCTGAACTGAATCTTTCCAATTTCAATGCTGCCGCTGAGCTTTTAACGAACCTTCTCGACAGTTCAAAGGACGTGGTTTCAGATTATGTCAGGAAGCTTTTCGGTGCGTTCGAACTGAATGAAACTGCCTTTATTCTGACAAAAGGCGTACCAGCTTACCCTGAAAATTTTTCCAGAAAGATCATTGAAGAATATGCAGACAAAATAGTCACTCTCGAGGAAGACACACCCCTTGTTGAAGAAGGAAAAGCATTCAATAGCATATATTTTGTGGTTGAAGGTGAGCTCTGGGCAGCTAAAAAGCGGGGAAACAAGTTTTTTAAGTTATCTGAGATTTCAAAATTTAACACCTTTGGAGAGCTGCACGTCTTAACTGACTCAAAGGCCGATTCAACCTTAATTGGAAAATCAGGCACCAAGCTGATTTCAATCGATAGAAAGAGTTTCTTCAAAATCTCTATATTCGAGTTTCCAGAAGCCGGTATAGAGCTTCTTAAATACTTGCTTTCCTATGAAAAGGAGTTACTCGGTGAAGACTAAGGTACTCTTACTATCTCGTTGTCTATAAGCCTTGCTTTCCCAAGGTAGACTGCAATAGCAAGAATAACTTTTTTGTTTTTCTTTTCTTGTAAGTTATCTATCGGAGCCAGTGTTTCTTCATCCACCAATTCAACATAATCTACCTTTATCAAATCACCTTTACCCAGGATTTGTCTCATATTTGCTTTAATTGTCCCAACATCGGTTATACCTTTTCCTATTAGCTCGTTCCCTTTCAATAAAGCTTTATGAAGAAGCGGCGCCTGAAGACGTTCCCGGGGTGAAAGGTAGACATTTCTGGAGCTCATTGCAAGCCCATCCGATTCGCGAACAATCGGCATTTCAACAAGTTCCACAGATAAATCTAGATCTCTTACCATTCTCCTGATTACTCTGAATTGTTGTGCGTCTTTTTGGCCAAAATAAGCTTTTGTAGGCATCACTATATTGAATAACTTGATTACTACAGTGGTAACGCCACGAAAATGCCCCGGTCTTCTCGTTCCACAGAGACCTTCTGTCAATCCTTTTACTTCAACAAATGTTGAATGGTCAGGCTTATACATTTCAACAACCTCGGGAATGAAAACATAATCCACTCCAAGTCCTGCCAGAAGCGATAAATCTCGTTCTTCGTCCCGGGGATATTTGCTGTAATCTTCATTGGGGCCGAACTGTGTCGGGTTAACAAATATACTCACGGTAACAATATCATTGTCTTCTCTCGCCTTTCTGACAAGAGAAAGATGTCCCTCATGAAGATAACCCATCGTTGGCACAAAGCCATGAGAAACCCTTTTACAAAGAAATCCATATGCCAGATCTTTCATTTCCTGCACCGTTCTGATAACTTCCACAAAATCACCCCTTTAATGAGTTAACCGAAGTTCCATTTCCTTCTGTGTGGCAAGCTTGTTATAACCTCTGGGTGGCAAAATGGAAAAGAGGACATCATCTTCACATACCCAGGGAATCAGGAGCTTCTCATAAGTTCCATTAAAAGAGCGTTCCAGATATTCAACTATTTCCTGGTAATTAGACTCTGCTGTAGGCCCAAAATCCATTACATAGACATACTCATCTTTATAACTCCAGACACAATATCCCAGCAATTTATCATTCTTCAAGATACCTGAAAAATTATTGAATTTAAGATGCGATAGGGTCTTGGGATCGTTGTACCAATTGTGTTTGCGGTGGTATTTTCCGGATGCCTCTATAGCTATGTCCTGTACTTCTTTGAGGGGTAATGGTTCTAGGGATATATCTATATCTTCATTTGAATTCAGAGATTTGTAGAAAGAAACCAAATCCCTCTTCACCCTGAATCCATATCTTTCATAAAACCTTCGAGAGCTATGATCCATTTCCGGGACTTCAAGAATAACTTTATTCACGTTTTTCCATTTGCAGCCTTCCACTATTTTATCCAGCATTTCAAGTCCATAACCGCTCCCCCTGAACTTCTTAATCATTCCCATAAGGCCTATACGACAGATGTTACCTTTTAAACTCACCAGGAAAAAACCGACGTTTTCTCCTGATATTCTGAGAATTGCAGAGTCTTTTGCCGAAATGCCATTTTCGATCAGATCTCTTTCAAGGCTTTCGAGATTCCAGCGGAAATTAAGGACATAATCGCTGAAAGCCTCATTCATAAGGTTAAGCAGCTCAATACGCGAAACTTCTTCAATGGTCACATATTGCTTATCCATAAGCCATTCACGCCTTTCCGACTTTCGTAGATAAAAAATTATCTGATATTGTGCATATTTCTATGCTCTTCTATGAGCTCTTTCAAAAGATCCTTTAAGACCCAGTTAAGATTATTTTCTGTTGTCGTGGCAAATATCCATTCACTTTTGGATACTTGCCTGATATGCTTTAATATTTCAAGTATTTCTTTGCTTTCCATCTTATGAAAAATCATGAAAGAATAGTGATTAGAACTCCACTTTTTGTGAGATGCTTTTTCAATTTCACCGCTTATGATGGAGTCGAGTTTTTTCTCTTCAAGCCCTGTGCAATCAATTGTCTCATAATTTATGAAGAATTCTTCCACTATTCTCTTTTCCTCTTCTGATTCGGTATAATATAAAACCAGGGGATTTTCTGAGCCCATTCCATCATTCCTCCAGAATCCAATTTAATCAATATATAACAATTTTACCACGCTCTTGCTACCATAAATACCATAAACGCGAATTATTGGTCACTCAATAATTTGCTTTTAACTACAAGCTCGCTGATTTTCTCCAAAAATTTCTCATCAGCAGCTGAAAAAGCGTTCAGGTGGTGGCTGTCTATGTCTATCTCTCCAAGAATCCTATCATCATCGATAATAGGAACCACTATTTCCGATTTTGTTTTATCACTGCAACTCAAGTAATTGTCTTCTTTATCAACGTCCGGAACCACAAATACTTCCTTTAATTTCGCTGCCTGGCCACAAATTCCCTGACCGAACTTTATTTTCACATGTTCTGTTGGTTCACCGACAAATGGACCGAGTTCTAATTGTTCTCCCGGGCTGGTAATATAAAAGCCTGTCCAGTTGTAATATTCAACATAATGGTCAAGAATCCTCACAATTTCCTGCAAGGCTTCTTCGCCTGAAGGCTTATTGATAGCTGATTGTATAAGTTCAAAAATCCTTTCGAACTTTCTTCCCTTTTCTTCTTCGCTATCGTCTTTTGAAACCATGTATTCAGAATATGCCCTGAACTCCCTCATTTTTTCAATAATGAAGTTTCCTGCGAAATTTAGTTTACCCTTTCTATACAGGGAAAGCAAATCTATCATAATAACGTGCCCTTTGGAAGTGGGAACGATAATGCTTTCGCTCTTTCCAAGAGCCACCATGATGAAAACAACAAAATCTTCCCGTGATAATTCGAGCACAGAAGAAAGGTTTTTCAAGCTTTTTAACACACTGCTCTTCGCATTTGATTCCAGCAAAAGCCATGACTGATGAAGTGAATCGAGTTCACGCCTTTCTACTTTTTGGAGTTCTTTTTCAACATCCCTTTCATTCATGCAATTTTTCATAAGGTATTCTTCCCATAGTCTCGGGTGATCTTTTCTGTGTTCAAGCCAAAAGGAGAACCATTCTTCCTTTGGGAAACTAAGGATCTTAAAGAATTCTTCCGAAAAATCCCTGAGTATGCTTCTCATGTTATTAGAACCTCCTTCAATATGCCATTTCTAAGCTCATAAACCCGATCGCAGATTTTTAAGGTTTCAGAATCGTGACTGGTTAGAACTATAGGAACTTTCCGCTCTCTGACTTTTTGAAAAAGCGCAAGAATACCCTTTTTATTAGCTTCATCAACGCTTCCTGTCGGTTCATCAGCAAAAATAATCACCGGGCTCCCCACGAGAGCACGGGCAATCGCAACCCTTTGTTGTTCGCCTACTGATAACTCTGAAGGGTAGCGATGAACTAATCTGGATATTTCCATTGCCGATAAAAGATCGCTGATTTCTCCTGAATTCAGTTCCTTCCCTTTTGCCATTGAGGCAACTCTAAGATTTTCTTCAACAGTCAGCTCTTTGAGCAGGTTTCTGAGTTGAAAAACTATTCCCGTTCGCTTTCTTATTGAAAGCACCGATCTAAGGGATTCGTAAACTTTTATGCCCTTTAAAAAAACTTCGCCTGAAAGCGGCTTCATCAAACCAGCAAGGATTGCAATTAGAGTGGATTTCCCGGATCCTGACTTACCAAAGATACCACAGATTTCAGGTGAATCCACGCGAACATTAAGGTTTTTAAGAACGCTTACCATACCATAAGAATAAGAGATGTTTCGAGCTTCGAGTATGGCATCACTCATATTTTAATACCTCCATAGGGTCTATCTTTCCAGCATGCCTTGAGGGAAATAGAGAAAAGATAGTTATCAACAATAACTCAAAGGCAAGCGCTATTAGAAAATCCGCTAAACTGACTTTTACAGGAAGGAAAGTTGTATAAAAAACATCCTCTGGAAGTGGCACTTTAACTCTGGAAATGAAAAACAAAGATATTCCTCCAGTTACAGTACCAACTAACAAGCCAACTATACAAACAATGATCGCTTGCATCCAGAATACAAAAGCTATATAACCCGGAGATAATCCCAGCGAACTCAATATACCTATTTCGTGTCTTCTCGTTAATACGGAATAAAGTATAGCGTTCATAACACCAAAGCCAGACAGAAGAACAACAAATACCGTTATAATAAGGGCGAAAAGCTCATCAACCTTTACAGCCTTCGCAAATCCCTCGTTTAACTCTGTCCAGGTATAGATATTTCCCGAAATTTCACCACTAAGCCGTTCTTTAACTTTTTTTGCCTGTCTGGGATCATGTAGATATATAGCCCAAAAACCGCTATTATCTTCGCTATTAACAATGCATATGTTAGAGTCAAATTGGTATACCCCTGTTTTTAATATGCCAGAAACCTTTACTTTTCGTGAAAAAAGCGGTGATAATATGCCCTGCGTTATTTGCACCATATCACCCGGCTCAAGCTCCAGAGATTCTGAAAGAGCTTTTCCTATCAAAATTTCGTCTCTTTTCGGAGAAGTACCCGAAAGCACAAAACGCGTAAAAAAATCAATCCCTTCATCATCTGCACCATAGATGATCACGCCTTTAAAGTCCTTGTTGAATGACAAAATACCTTCGGACAATTCCATTCTGAATACTCTGGAAATCCCTTCAAGGTCTTCAACAGGCTTGGAGGTGCTATCTACCAGCAAATGTGGGAAAAAACCCGTCAGCGAATCAAGTAGCAAGGCATCAAAACCATGTATCACAGAAATAATAACAATCAGACCTGCAAATCCTATTCCTATTGCAATTACAGGTATTATAAAATGCTTTTTTTCCTTCAAAGCAAAGCTTTTTGCAAGTTTCCAGGCAAGAATGATTTTTCTCATTTTCTATTCCCCAATAAAACGATATAGTCGTAATCGGAAATATAATATCGATTTTTGGAATACTCGTCCAGAAGAGAATAATATTCTTCAACGCCTTGAAGCAAATAGGTTCTGAACACCTCTGGTTTATGCAATGGATGAGCTGCCCCAAAGAATTCGATTATTTCATCAGCAGGATTGTTTATGAATATTACAGTTTCTTCCTGTTCGATATTATATGTGTGAAGGTACATATCGACTGTATCCACATGAAGCCCTGTCCTGGAAAGCCACTGGCCTTTAACAATCTCTGAAAAGGACTTGAATCCAGGGATGTTGTTTATTATTAGCACTCTGGGTTCGGAAACTTCCTTTTCCGGCTCTTCAGATAAAATCACATTACCCTTTTCATCAAGGTAATAGGGTAATGATTCAAAGGAAATCGACAAACTGCTTCTAAATATTTCCTTTACAAATCCGAGGCTTTGTATCACATCGAATTCCGTCTGTGTGGTGTTAAGAAAAAAAAGAGCTGTTTTGAGCATATCTAAAAGAGATAGCCTTCTGAAATTTTTCACGAGCTTTTCCATGACTTCTTTCTGGCGTTCAATCCGACCTATATCTCCAGAAGCATCATACCTGTATCTCAGATACCCCAAAAGCTCATTCCCTGAAAGCTCATAGATTCCGGGATCAAAATGGATGTGAAGGTTTTGCTGGAAATCATCATAATGCATTGGTTTCGTAATTTCTACTTCCACCGGGCCGATAAAATCGGTCAATTTGACCACATTGAGATAATCCAAAATTATATACCCAAAACAGTTACCCTTTATGATGCTTTTCACAGTATTCTTTAAAGCCTCTATACCATAGATATTCAGTAGGGCATTTATTTTCAAGCTCTTTCCTTCCCAGGAAACAAGAGTGTCTCTGGGAATCCTTACAGCAACCAATCCTGTTTTTCCTGTTTTGAGAGCGAGGATAAAATCCGTTCTTCCTCCTAAAGAATTCTTGCCTCCAGAATCTGTACCGAGTATTAAAAAGAAACCCGCGTTTTCCAACGATCTAATGCGGGTGAAGACATCATACACTATAAGTTGAAGAATGATGATAGAAAGAATCAACAATACAATTACAAGAGAAGTCAGTCCCTTTTTCGAAAACATTAATTATTACCACTCCACAAAAAGCGACATGAGGTTCTCAAGTGATTCTTCCTCAACATAGAGTTTTTTTACCGGGCTTGTAGAAAGGGAAGTCCTGACTTCGATTGGATATCGGGTAATTGTGGAGACTTTAACAAATTTAAGACTACCCTGGCTCAATCTCTCTAACATCGCTGCCAATCCGGCTTTAGAAAGGTTTGAGTTGCTATCGTGCTTCCGAATTGCGTTTATATAGTTGCCTAACTTCCAATAGTCAAAAAATGTCAATCCCCTTCTTGATAATCCATCAAGCAGTTCCTGATAGTTGTTTGCGCTAAGACCAAATTCCGATGCAAGCTCTTTGAGTGCATCCTGATCCGTTTCCCAATAGTAATACTCATCACTGCTTATACCCAGCCATGAATCAATCATTTTTTTTGTTTCGTTAAGAGAATCGCCTGTTAAACTTTTTTCAAGTGGTTCAAGAACAAGATATTCAGGCAATTCAAGAACTACTGTCCCGTTGTCTTTCTTATTTCTCACGAGAACATAAAATGGGTTATCGTCATTAACGTAAATCAAATAGTCAATTTTTTTTGCCAGAAACACTTCGCTGTTGCGTATTGCGGTTATCTTGAAATAAAAATAAGCCGCTCCAACAACAAGCACCAAAATCACTATAAGGGTGACCATAATACCGTAGCTGCTTCTGTTTTTCTTATTACGAATTCTTATAGTTGCCAATTAAAACACCCCCATGCAATAACGATTCCAGGTATCCACGGTTTCTGGAAGCACAAATAGGTTGTTATTCAAAGCCCAGTTCATCTTTAATCTTATCACGGCTACATAGGTTTTTTCCAGATCATTAAAGGCATTTTCTCTAATTGATATTGCTTCCGGAAATCTTCTGCTTTCTTCTGCTATGTCGGCTACTATAAGGGCTTTCGCGCATTCGGGAAGTTCTGGATATCCGGAAGCATGCCAAAAAATCCCTTTAAAAACTTCCCCTTCAATATTAAAAACTCTCTTCATATACAATGCAGCCAATTTTCCATGGAGCAATATAGGACTTTTGGCTTCCAGCTCGCTGAAGTCATAGCCTAAACTGCTTGCCATATTTAAAAGTACTTTCCCATCAAGGTCTCTGAAAAGATCATGCCCCCAGGCCATAATCCGGCATGATTGTTCATCAAGTTTATAAAATCGGGCTAGTCTAACAATGAATTTCTCCACACCGAGAATGTGTTTTATCCGATAGTCGCTGCAAATAGCTCTTGCAATGGTTTGAAGTTTAGTAATTTTTTGGCACTGAATACTCAACTGTTACTGTCACCTCATCCTTGCCTGGAACGATGATTTTAACCTCAAAATCACCTTCTTCAGCTATTTCAAGCTTCTCCTTTTCACCATCAACATACAAAGAAACTTTCGAAGCTCCTACAGGAAGCACATCTGAAATTTCTACTTCCTTGGATTCGGAACCTGCATTTTTCAATACATAGACTCTCTGATATTTCAACGATTTATAAGTTCTTTCAATAATTCCTTCCTTTGATTTTGCGGTAAGTTCTAAGGACTTTGCGACATTTATCAGGTTTAATGTTTCTCCTTTAACATGTGTGTTTATAGAAGTATATCCAGAGTATCTATCGCCATCATAAAGCTGAACGGCTCCTGCTGGCAAGTCAAAGGGAAGGTTTTCGATTTCATAATCAATAGAGACTCCGGTGAAAGAGCCGAGAAATCTTGGGCGATATACGTATCTCTTAACAGGCGATATTTCTTTTGACAGGAAAGCGACTTTTGATCCGCCTTCCACCGGATTAACCGGCAGCTGGTAAAAGATGAAATCAGGAGACTGCGCCTCGGGTTGAGCAGCGAAATCCATTGCTTCAGTCTTGTATAACCCTCTCACAAGCTGCGCCATGTTTATACCAGGTTCCGGAATATCCGCTGCGACA carries:
- a CDS encoding LCP family protein: MFSKKGLTSLVIVLLILSIIILQLIVYDVFTRIRSLENAGFFLILGTDSGGKNSLGGRTDFILALKTGKTGLVAVRIPRDTLVSWEGKSLKINALLNIYGIEALKNTVKSIIKGNCFGYIILDYLNVVKLTDFIGPVEVEITKPMHYDDFQQNLHIHFDPGIYELSGNELLGYLRYRYDASGDIGRIERQKEVMEKLVKNFRRLSLLDMLKTALFFLNTTQTEFDVIQSLGFVKEIFRSSLSISFESLPYYLDEKGNVILSEEPEKEVSEPRVLIINNIPGFKSFSEIVKGQWLSRTGLHVDTVDMYLHTYNIEQEETVIFINNPADEIIEFFGAAHPLHKPEVFRTYLLQGVEEYYSLLDEYSKNRYYISDYDYIVLLGNRK
- a CDS encoding ABC transporter permease → MRKIILAWKLAKSFALKEKKHFIIPVIAIGIGFAGLIVIISVIHGFDALLLDSLTGFFPHLLVDSTSKPVEDLEGISRVFRMELSEGILSFNKDFKGVIIYGADDEGIDFFTRFVLSGTSPKRDEILIGKALSESLELEPGDMVQITQGILSPLFSRKVKVSGILKTGVYQFDSNICIVNSEDNSGFWAIYLHDPRQAKKVKERLSGEISGNIYTWTELNEGFAKAVKVDELFALIITVFVVLLSGFGVMNAILYSVLTRRHEIGILSSLGLSPGYIAFVFWMQAIIVCIVGLLVGTVTGGISLFFISRVKVPLPEDVFYTTFLPVKVSLADFLIALAFELLLITIFSLFPSRHAGKIDPMEVLKYE
- a CDS encoding HD domain-containing protein, which codes for MSIQCQKITKLQTIARAICSDYRIKHILGVEKFIVRLARFYKLDEQSCRIMAWGHDLFRDLDGKVLLNMASSLGYDFSELEAKSPILLHGKLAALYMKRVFNIEGEVFKGIFWHASGYPELPECAKALIVADIAEESRRFPEAISIRENAFNDLEKTYVAVIRLKMNWALNNNLFVLPETVDTWNRYCMGVF